A part of Perca fluviatilis chromosome 15, GENO_Pfluv_1.0, whole genome shotgun sequence genomic DNA contains:
- the arf2a gene encoding ADP-ribosylation factor 2a: protein MGAFASLFKGLFGKKEMRILMVGLDAAGKTTILYKLKLGEIVTTIPTIGFNVETVEYKNISFTVWDVGGQDKIRPLWKHYFQNTQGLIFVVDSNDRERAGEGKEELMRMLAEDELADAVLLVFANKQDLPNAMNAAEITDKLGLHSLRHRNWYIQATCATAGDGLYEGLDWLSNQLKKAK from the exons ATGGGAGCTTTTGCTAGCCTGTTTAAAGGCTTGTTTGGCAAGAAAGAAATGAGGATCCTGATGGTAGGACTGGATGCTGCTGGAAAGACCACTATCCTGTACAAGCTCAAACTGGGAGAAATTGTTACCACAATCCCTACCATCG GTTTTAATGTTGAGACGGTAGAATACAAGAACATCAGTTTTACAGTGTGGGATGTTGGCGGTCAGGACAAGATCAGGCCACTCTGGAAGCATTACTTCCAAAACACACAAG GCCTTATCTTTGTAGTGGATAGTAATGACAGGGAGCGAGCTGGTGAGGGGAAGGAGGAGCTGATGCGAATGCTGGCTGAAGATGAGCTGGCGGATGCTGTGCTGCTTGTGTTTGCCAACAAACAG GACCTGCCCAATGCAATGAATGCAGCTGAGATCACAGACAAGCTGGGCCTACACTCCCTGCGCCATCGCAACTGGTATATCCAGGCCACATGCGCCACTGCTGGGGATGGTCTTTACGAGGGTCTCGACTGGCTTTCTAACCAGCTAAAGAAAGCAAAATGA
- the wnt9b gene encoding protein Wnt-9b, translating into MRSRLPRTACLLRLFALCILLSHTAAYFGLTGREPLVFLPGPFSNEPPTGKAHLKQCEQMTLTRRQKRLCRREPGLAETLRESVRLSLLECRYQFRNERWNCSLDGRGSLLKRAFKETAFLLAVSSAALTHALAKACSSGRMERCTCDDSPGIQHREAWQWGVCGDNLKYSTKFLKKFLGQKKVSKDLRAQVDAHNINVGIRAVKSGLKTTCKCHGVSGSCAVRTCWKQLSPFHDTGRLLKYRYDTAVRVLSVTNAATGETELAGPRRHGQSLRTTDLVYLEDSPSFCRPSRYSPGTGGRSCAKDTSCQSLCCGRGYNTAMRLTSLSCHCQVRWCCHVECQTCVREEEVYTCKNA; encoded by the exons ATGCGCTCCAGGCTCCCACGAACCGCCTGCTTATTGCGACTCTTTGCACTCTGCATCCTCCTCTCGCACACTGCAGCTTATTTTGG GCTGACAGGTCGGGAACCCTTGGTGTTTTTACCAGGTCCGTTTTCCAATGAACCTCCGACAGGCAAGGCCCACCTGAAGCAGTGCGAGCAGATGACTCTGACCAGGCGGCAGAAGAGGCTGTGTCGCAGGGAGCCTGGTCTGGCCGAGACGCTGAGGGAGTCGGTGCGCCTCAGTCTCCTGGAGTGTCGGTATCAGTTCAGGAATGAGCGCTGGAACTGCAGTCTGGACGGCCGGGGAAGCCTTCTGAAAAGAG CATTCAAGGAGACTGCCTTCCTACTGGCAGTGTCCTCTGCGGCGCTAACCCATGCACTCGCCAAAGCGTGCAGCTCAGGCCGAATGGAGAGGTGCACATGTGACGACTCCCCCGGCATCCAGCATCGAGAAGCGTGGCAGTGGGGGGTCTGCGGGGACAACCTGAAATATAGCACCAAGTTTCTCAAGAAGTTCCTCGGCCAAAAGAAGGTCAGCAAGGACCTGAGGGCTCAAGTTGACGCCCACAACATCAACGTTGGAATTCGG GCAGTGAAGAGTGGGCTGAAAACAACCTGCAAGTGTCACGGTGTCTCCGGCTCTTGTGCCGTACGGACTTGCTGGAAGCAGCTGTCTCCTTTCCATGACACTGGACGGCTGCTGAAGTACAGGTATGACACCGCGGTGCGAGTGCTGAGTGTCACCAACGCAGCCACCGGGGAGACGGAGCTCGCTGGGCCCCGTCGCCACGGCCAGAGCCTTCGTACTACTGACCTGGTCTACCTGGAAGACTCCCCCAGCTTCTGCAGGCCCTCGCGCTACTCCCCGGGTACAGGCGGCCGGTCGTGTGCCAAAGACACCAGTTGTCAGAGTCTGTGCTGCGGACGTGGTTACAACACAGCCATGCGCCTCACCAGCCTGTCCTGCCACTGCCAGGTACGCTGGTGCTGCCACGTGGAGTGTCAGACATgtgtgagagaggaggaggtgtaCACCTGCAAAAACGCATAA